The uncultured Devosia sp. sequence GCATGGATCGAGCCGGTAACAAAGAGCAGGTCGATACCAAACTGCGCTGCGCCGGTGGCGTCGGTACGGACACTGTCGCCAATCGCCAGGACCCGCGACTTGTCGAGCGGACCACCATGCGCCTGTTCGGCCAGGCGGAAGGCTTCCTCATAGATCGGCTGATAGGGCTTGCCGGCCATCAGCACCATGCCGCCCATGGCAGCATAGAGATCGCCCAGGGCGCCGCCACAATAGATGATCTTGTCGCCATGCTCGACGACGCGGTCAGGATTGGCGCAGATCATGGGCAGCTTGCGGCTCAACCAGAGCTTGGCACGCTCGCGGTACATTTCGGGCGTGTCTTCGTCAGTATCGAGATCGGTCACGACAACGACTTCGGCTTCCTCCGCTCCGGTGCGGCGCACGTCGAGCCCTTCGTAGAGCGCGTCGTCTTCGGTGGGCGGACCGACATGGTGGACGGCCTTGCCGCGATATTTGGCAATCATCACGCGAGTGGCGTCGCCCGAGGATACGATGGCATCATAGGCCGGGCGATGCACGCCGAGCCGGTCGAGCATGTCGACGATCGGGCCGGAAGGGCGTGGTGCATTGGTGATGAAGACCACCTTGCCGCCCGCCTCGCGGAATTTCGTCAGGGCATCGACGGCGGTCGGGAAAGCCTCGACGCCATTGTGGACGACGCCCCAGACATCGCTCAGCACCGCGTCATAGCGCGACGCGAGATCGGAAAGGCCGGAGATATTGGGTAGGGTGCTGGTCATCGTGGACTATCCGATGCGGTCAGGATGCTCGTTCTATGTGGCAGCTTGCCCCTCGGGATCAAGGGGAAACGCATCTGTGCCTGTGCCCAAGTGACTGAGGGCCGCTATTCGACCCGGCGCAATTGCGGCACCGGGCGTGGGCCTTCGACCATCAGATCGGCGCGAACCGGGCCGGGTTCGGCGATGAAAGTGCCCTGAACAAGCGTGATGCCGTCTTCGAGTAATTCGATGATCTGGCGTTCGCTGATTATGCCCGTACCGAGCAGCTTTATATCAAAGCGGTTGATATAATTGGCGATGTCCGACGCGTGGAAATCGGTGAAGCCTTCGGGCGCAGCGAGGAAATTGGCTGCGTCGATGCGCAGCGACCGCACGCCCTGGGCGGCGATCTCGGCAATGTCGATGCGCAGCGAATGGACATTGGTGATGGAGAAGCCGGCGCCCTTTTTGACGATGGCATCGGCAATGGCCCGTTCGCCGGTGGTGAGGCCCTGCCAGTCGGTTTCGCTGATGGTGAAAATCAGGCCCTGGTTGATGGCGCGATTGGCTTCAAGCGTTACCAGCAATTGTTCGGAGGCCGACGAGTCGCGCAGCGTGGCGCGCGAGAGCGGCACATAGAGCGTGATCGGCGTACCACCGGTACGGGCGCGGCGAGCGATGGTGATCGCCTCGACGAGGCCGATTTCCTCGATGTGGCGGATCAGGTCCTCACCGCCCTTGCGCGGGGTGAAGTCCACCCGATCGGCCAGCACGCCGTCATCCATGCGCAGGCGCGGCACGAGGTCATATCCCTGCGGGCGACGCTGCGGCAGGGTGACAATGGGCTGGATGTGATAGACGAGACGGTCTTCGCTCAGCGCCTGCCGCAGATAGTCGAGCGGAATGGTCGGTTCGCGTTCACGCGGCGGTGGCGGCGTGGGAATCATGCGTTCGCGGCTTACGGGCAGCTGCTGTTGCTGGGCAGCCTTGGCGCGTTCCTCGATGTCGGACACCGCTTCGGCCACCTGGCGGATCACCGTTCCGAGCACGGAAATATCGGCTTCCACGCCCTCGAGACGCGCGCCGGCGTCGACATCGGCCATGGCATTGATGCGCTGGCCGAGCACGGCACCGGCCTGGGCGTCGGTGGCAAGCAGGCGGGACAGGTCCTCGATGGCCTTTTCGAGCCGGTTTTCCGCGCGCTGGCGCAGGCGGCGTTCCATCAGCACGACGCAGACGCAGCCGAAGACAACGGCCGCGAGAATGGCTTCAGCGGGGGTGAAGGTCAGGCCAAAGTAAGCAACGGCCCCGAAGGCGACTGCAGAAAAGGCAATGAACGTATAGACCAATG is a genomic window containing:
- a CDS encoding TIGR01459 family HAD-type hydrolase, which codes for MTSTLPNISGLSDLASRYDAVLSDVWGVVHNGVEAFPTAVDALTKFREAGGKVVFITNAPRPSGPIVDMLDRLGVHRPAYDAIVSSGDATRVMIAKYRGKAVHHVGPPTEDDALYEGLDVRRTGAEEAEVVVVTDLDTDEDTPEMYRERAKLWLSRKLPMICANPDRVVEHGDKIIYCGGALGDLYAAMGGMVLMAGKPYQPIYEEAFRLAEQAHGGPLDKSRVLAIGDSVRTDATGAAQFGIDLLFVTGSIHAAELDAFGKPDPQAIADLVAPSRAHMAGFLPRLCW
- a CDS encoding EAL domain-containing protein, with the protein product MQALVYTFIAFSAVAFGAVAYFGLTFTPAEAILAAVVFGCVCVVLMERRLRQRAENRLEKAIEDLSRLLATDAQAGAVLGQRINAMADVDAGARLEGVEADISVLGTVIRQVAEAVSDIEERAKAAQQQQLPVSRERMIPTPPPPREREPTIPLDYLRQALSEDRLVYHIQPIVTLPQRRPQGYDLVPRLRMDDGVLADRVDFTPRKGGEDLIRHIEEIGLVEAITIARRARTGGTPITLYVPLSRATLRDSSASEQLLVTLEANRAINQGLIFTISETDWQGLTTGERAIADAIVKKGAGFSITNVHSLRIDIAEIAAQGVRSLRIDAANFLAAPEGFTDFHASDIANYINRFDIKLLGTGIISERQIIELLEDGITLVQGTFIAEPGPVRADLMVEGPRPVPQLRRVE